TACCTATGGTCGGACAAAATCTGAGAGATCATATTTTGATGCCCATAACTATATACACAGATGAACCGGTGCCAACAATTACTGAAGCTGACGAGCaatttgaagtaataaaatacttttataatcgCTCTGGAGCCTTAGCTGAATTTAGTTTTCTGGATATCTTCGCATTTTATGCTTTAAATAAGGATGCCATTTATCCTGATTACCAATACTTTGTAACAAAGAGTGCAAAGGGTAAACCAGGTGTTAAGGAGTATTTTACAGGTGTTTACCGATACCATGAAAGTATCGCAGATTCTATAGCACAACTGAACCAAAACTATTCACTTTATGCGTTCCAAATTTGTCTTTTGCATCCACAATCAAGTGGGAATATTTCCCTAAATTCAAACGATCCAAAGGAATTTCCCCTGATTTATCCAGAGTACTTCAGTGATCCCAGAGACTTAGAATCAACTGTATCTGGAATTGAAAAACTATTAGAAATTTTGGATACTGACTTCTTTAAGTCAATCAAAGGTTTCTTGGGGAGAGTTAAATGGCCAGAATGTGATGAATTTGAACTAGGTAGCAGGAAATACTGGAAGTGTCTGTGTACTAACACCATAGCTACAATATATCATCCAGTAGGGACTTGCAAAATGGGAACAGATTTTAGCAACTCTGTTGTGAGTAGTCGGTTGAAGGTCCACGGAGTAGACAATCTTCGTGTAGTTGACGCCAGTGTGATGCCTAATCATGTCAGCGGCAATATTAATGCACCTTGTGTAATGATTGGGGAGCGCGGTGCTGAATTGATTAAAGAAGACCACAAGTCATAGCTCTTCCAAATTGTAATTCCTgcataataaaatgttggtaaacgtgtgtttaattatttgttttgtttgtctttgTATTCGacgattatttttaaattattatatttttctctaaagTCTAGgaagaggtgtataaaatacacccacgtttctcAATTAACtaatgtcagtcccatgtaatagggggcgaacctACCCTACCACATACCGGGCACTTCACGAAATTACGAGCTACTTTTaggaaatattctaatataaattagaaaagacctaTACCACTTTGCCATActggggaatcgaacccaagacctcatgatcagcagtcggatatattattataccgaCGAGCAGAGACACTTAAAAATAGCTGTCTGTATAAAACaaagattaatattattttatcattgtgTCCCCAAAGTTACTATCAATTACCCAAAGACTACAAAATGTTACGTCACTAGTATCAATACCTGTTAACACGCccatattaattaatacattaagtTGTCGTTATCTCTTTATTTCTCTACAACTGGTTGTATATTATCATCTGAAAGGTACAAGTTAATTACCCCATAAAACCTGTCTTTATCGCTATgttattgtaaaactaaaacCATGACTACATCAACTTTTACACGAGCACTTTCTAAACaagaatatgttttttaaacgaaaaaaaaaatgtccgaGGCTTCTAAAAGTCCAGGAGGGAGACCTTGCACATAGCAATAGGGTATAACACCTTTACTTTATTGCGCCTAGAAAAAAAATTCTACACCGTAATTGCACCAGACATTAATGCACTGTTTTcgttaaactttaaaataattttagcagatcgcaagttttttttacttaaaaaattatCTGGCTTCTACAAATTTCTGTCAGCGCTTTACTATCGttggtaatttatttcttaatttaaattgaaactggAATGCATAAGTCAAATTGGAACAAATTAATTGTTGTATTATTGTAGCGACATTTCATCTTTTTTAATGTATTCGATGCAAGAATTTTGTGAACAGAGCCTTAGCCATTAGTTTCTTCGTATATGAGTTTTAAACGTTTAAATcaactaaatgtaatttaactaCGTAATTAACTACTGcattttattgctataaataaaatagatgactattattaaaattgtctaaaaataattttaattctagtCTGGTGCTTCGCTTTATCTAGAAGTTAATGTGTACCAATATGGCatggtaagtaaataaatatttttatactgttcctaaacaaaaaaaactttacaaattaAGACAGGCAATGGTCTAATGGTGGTAATCTTCGAAAGGATAGATTCATTTATTCCCActaagaaagatttttttttatctactctCACATCTTATCTGATCTGAGTGACTGCTGATGACAGGGCGACAACCCTTTGGAACAGGTAAATCATTTTTACTGATTGCTTTACTCGAAATTGAGTTCTAGTCCGATTATCTGTTTCCAGTCAAATTGGAAAAGGTTTTCTATGACTATAAATCTTCAGATCTAAAATTCTCAAAGGTTAATCACCTGAGATAATACTTGTcttgttttgtaattttcagTGCCAACAACATCCACGAATGGTCGTGTGCGGCATCAACGGGCGTATATCCAGACCTTTTTACCTCAACAGTAACGTTCTTTGCAGCAACCCAGTGTTTCTTATCAGAAGGCTTTTATAAAGACAACATCCCTCCAAGTATGTATgcctaataataaaatgttactcaTGGACATGATTAATAGATTATTTTCGATTCGTAGCAAGAAGAATTCGAACTATGTGAATAGCTCCCTTCAACTTAAAATCTTTTTCAACTAAAGAATTAGAATAAGTCAGTGTCATtagtaactaactaactaagcatcctgttaaaacaataataataaatatttatctattatgtAGATGAAAACAAAAGGAATTGTGCATGCAATCATTCAAGTTTCAACCAAAAACCCTTATTATTTTGCAGATAACacaaaatttgattttataattgtgGGAGCTGGATCAGCTGGCAGTGTTTTAGCAAATAGACTAAGTGAGGTTGAAGAATGGAACATAATTCTTTTAGAAGCTGGTGATGAACCACCTATTGAAGCCAACGTAAGTGAaagttttttgaaataaaactgatAAAGCTATTGGCTAAGAACAATAATACAGCCAAAGTTTGCATGAatttagtggtattttaactTATGTATGCAAGTAATAAtcaaattgaataaatttttagtacaattttaattaaaatgttcacTTCTTTGGTTCCAGATTCCTAACCTAGACAAATCTATGTTCCGAACAAAATATGATTGGCAGTACTTAACAGAAAATGACGGAGAAATCGACCAAGCTATGGTAAACGGATCTATTGCGTGGCCCAGAGGTAAAATGATCGGAGGCAGTAGCAATATCAATGCAATGATTTATATACAAGGAAACGACTATAATTATGATACTTGGTATAACGCTGGCAATAAAGAATGGAGTGTCAAAGAAGTTCGCCGTTGCTTCAGAAAATTAGAAAGTTACCAAGACAAGCatcttttaaaaaatccaaaaattCGTAAACATTATGGCCAAGATGGGCCTCTTGTAATCAACACATTTAATAGCACCTACAGAGTGGTCACAAAATACATTCTCTCAGCTTGGGATGAAATGGGTATTAAAAATGTACCTGATTTAAATACTGCTAACTTAATGGGTTCTGGTATTATGGCAGCGACGGCTGCTAAAGGAGAAAGGCAAAGTGCTAGTAAAGCTTATTTAAATCCCGCGAAACATAGGAAAAACTTGGTTATAGTGAAAAACTGTTTCGTTAGAAAAGTTTTGATTGACAAGTCGACAAAAAAAGCCTATGGTGTAGAAGCAGAATATGGTTCtgaaatatttacgtatttcTCTAATAAAGAAGTGATTCTCAGTGCAGGAACTATAAACTCACCACAACTTCTAATGCTGTCTGGAGTAGGACCTCAAGATCACCTAGCTTCGAAGAATATTGAAACAATAGTTGATTCACCAATGGTTGGAGAAAATTTACAAGATCACATTATTGTATTAGTTATCACTGCTGCCAACCAATCAAATCCTGAAACTAAATGTGATGAAAGGTTTGATGTATTTAAATACCTTTACAACCGTACAGGGTATTTAGCACAAAACAGTTTTTCTGACATATTAGCATTTTATTCTAAGAGCGATTCTGCCATTTACCCAGATTACCAGAGTCATCTAACAGTAATTTGGAAGAATTCCTCAAAtacccaaaatatttttaatagatttcgATTTAATGATACTGTGTCAAGACCACTAGTTGAACTTAACAAAAAGCATACATTCTTCATGTTTGCGTTCAACTTGCTTCTACCAAAATCCAGAGGAACCATTTTGTTACGTTCTAATGATCCAAAAGAACCACCAATAATCAAACcgaattattttaaagatagaCGTGACTTAGAATCTGCAGTGACTGGTATAATGAAACTCCTcaaagtattaaaaacaaagtacTTTACTTCAGTTGGTGGATTCTTAGTGAGAATGAGGTGGCCAGAATGTGATAAATATCGATTAGGTAGTAGAGGATACTGGAgatgtgtttgtaaaaatatggtACTAACTGTGTACCATCCCGTTGGAACTTGTATGATGGGAAGTGATCCAAAGACTTCAGTTGTAGACAGTCGCCTAAGAGTTCATGGTGTTGACAATCTTCGTGTTATAGATGCAAGTATAATGCCTACTATTACAAGTGGTAATACAAATGGACCAGCAATAATGATAGGAGAAAGAGGTGCGGAGTTTGTTAAAGAAGATCATGGAAAAGAAGCTGAATAGgaatagaatattatataattttactgactgtaagaataacaataaagatttttaagtgaaaatatCACGTGGTATTTAGTCGTTTTTTAATCTTATGGTAGCTTATAttcctattaaaataataaactaataaataatgtaatcgATTGAACTCAGTTGAGCAAAGATGATTGCCGAACTGTGCCAAGCGAGGGTTTGTATTGTGAATCGCAATGTTTCGAAAAATAGACTCGCCACATACAAtatgtattcaaaaatatttcagttaaatCTGAGTgtaatacattaaatttattccCACACTTGAAAATAGCGATAAACAGcttatgtttttaattgatgtgtattatttgtaaaagGTACTTAATATTCTTTTGTACTTTCTAAATAATCGGCTGGACTAGTATTGGTAcgtagaaaaagtattttattgtccGTAGGTCAATGACTTACACAAAATTACAGCCGTGACGTGCGCTATAAAAATGGATTGATATTATTTTCGTCAGTTGTGACGTGCTGTACCTACTTACTAGTCTttagtgaaaaataattttgtctgtaattttaattaaacttttgttAGTCGGGACTAAAATCGAACATTATTGATTCATAATCATGACATATCAAAATAAGTCAcaagtaatttaatttgaaaatcaaGCTGATAGTTATAGAAGAAATATTGTCGTATTAGAACTATATAATTCAGTAGTTACATGCTATATCGAATGTTTAAGCTTCTACTGTCTGTTATTAgtgaaacaaataaatgcacTGGTAAGTAGTATTACAATTGATATtaagaacatatttttctaGTCGCATAATGTGTTATGTTATAATATCATcttattgacaaaaaaaaaatgcataaaagtAGAACCAAACATTACGTTTACGAATCTATTTTACTTGCTGGTACGTTGTTCTCAATAAGTGACACTTCTTTATCAGTTAACCATTTTAAAAACAGGCTACCTCTCAACAGGACTtttttatgccatcaaaaacattctgtaaaaacctcaagtctcgccgtaaaaagttgtgagatctatataataccaagtcgattaatctatttagtctctacttaaaggaccttctgtcttaagttattacgtatgttattatcatgccaattaaaaaaaatacctttaaaacaaatagaccgacctggccatcgcatgatttaattattagtatgtatcacactacacagcacgacgagaagttaatgctcctgaaatgttaatggcgaatttgtgttttcttgcgtccatgaccaagtcgatctatttgttttaaaggtattttttttaattggcatgataataacatacgtaataacttaagacagaaggtcctttaagtagagactaaatagattaatcgacttggtattatatagatctcacaactttttacggcgagacttgaggtttttacagaatgtttttgatggcatctcacttctttttgtagagcgaacataagtccaatttgtatggaaagacgttttttttttcataattcaacatattttcctatgggaatgttgttcagtttcatgggctaaacacccttacccaccctataccccctcccgttatgcctcatatagtaggtacctatttacacctatttattttattttctacagtaataataattcattaactgcaaatgtaaccttgtaatcttctacatttatatgggattacaaagttattgttgcagttggtgtatttagaaaactggaccgaaattagaaaatattacatttttcccatgattaagacactaaaccctatttgtattctaaattttaagcttctaagtctgctagaagtaccttagacttttgatgatcggtgagtcagtgagtcagtgaatcagtgagtgacaaaattcaaaattttaacaagttgtcattcttaaactactggttcaatatactgaaattttaaatattccgtgtttatacaatgactaattagttgctgaaaatccaggcttcttgttttatccacaacgaaattataggggtgtcaaaaatagcccgaattgcttcgagaaaaggatgttacggccgtgccgctttttttttgctcgacttgcgggggcacttccgtgcccccagatacatGACTTGATATACACATAGCAACCTTAAGGACTTTTTAATATATAAGTACACATAGATATAATAATGATGTTTCTTCTTTATATAGTTACAATACATCATGTGCTGCGCCTACGGCCGGCATTGCTTCGTCTGCGTTTGCCTCTGCGGTGCAATTCTTTGCCGCAGCACAATGTATCACGAACCGCACATTTCCGGATGCTAAAGTCAAAAgtatattgaatttatttactaattaatttttatttctttagatagaattataaataaaaaaatcattaatttactagacaaaatattaaattcaaataaacttGCATTCTGGATCGATAGAAATGATTATTTGTAGTTTTAGATCGGGCAAATTTTCTacaatgaattttaaaactttagttGTATTGTTCCAGATTGTGCAACATTTGACTTCATAATAGTAGGTGCTGGTACTACAGGGTGTGTGTTAGCGAGACGACTGAGTGAAGTAGAAGAGTGGAATGTCATACTATTTGAGGCCGGAGGTGACCCGCCTATAGAGGCTGAAGtaagaataaaatgttgttactaTTTGCCATCGAAGACTATACTGGAACTAGTATAGATCTAGATTTGAAATTTTTTGAATCACAAATCGAAAtatcttcattttttttttaaacttattccTTATTTTTCTTATGAATTTTCGTTACCAGCTACTAATACCGGGGCAATTactatgaatgaatgaaaaatgaaatttCGAATCAACTTattctagtttatttattaagatttttttttcttatatcatttatgtaattatacaCAACTTTTGGTTTCAGATTCCATTTTATCatttagatttatataaaactccATATAACTGGGGTTACAAAACTGCTAACGATGGAATTATTAGTCAAGGGAATATAAACGGATCTTTTGATTGGCCGCGTGGGAAAATGATTGGTGGCAGTAGCAACATCAATGCTATGATTTATTCCCAAGGAAACAGTGAAGACTATCAGAGATGGTATGACGCTGGCAATAAAGAATGGACTGTTGAAGATATACGAAGATGTTTCAAGAAAGCTGAAAATTTTCAGGACgagaacttaaataaaattccaGATATTAGGGAACATTATGGTCAAGACGGGTTACTTGTTATAAATACGTTTAATCACACAAATAGAGAAAATACTCTCCAAGTACTGAAAGCTTGGGATGAAATAGGTTTCGAAACAGTTCTAGACTTAAATGTAGCTAACTCTTTTGGATCCGGTATCTCGAGAGCAACTGCTTCTAACGGTGAAAGGAACAGTCTTagtaaaacatacttatacccagtgagaaaaagaaagaatttaaaaattatgaaaaattctttagtcacaaaaatattaattaatcctGTGAAACAGGCTTATGGGGTTGTTGCTGAGCGTAATGGAAagaaaattagaatatttgcaACGAAAGAAGTTATAATAAGTGCAGGTTCTATCAATTCTCCGCAATTGCTTATGTTATCTGGGATTGGACCAGAAAAACATCTCAGGTCTAAAAATATTGACGTAGTTATAGACTCACCTATAGTTGGACAAAACCTAAGAGACCATATTCTGATGCCAATAACCATTTATACTAATGAAGCATTTGAGGAGACGGAAGCTGATAAGCAATTTGatgttatcaaatatttttataatcgtaCAGGATCTTTAGCACAATTTATTTACTACGATATAATGGCTTTtcatgccttgaatgatgatgctAAGTACCCTGATTTTCAATACTATGTAACAAAGAATGCGAAAAATACACCAGGCTTAAAGGAATTTTTCATCAGCGTCAACAAATACAAAGAAAGTGTAGCAGATTCTGTAGCAGAATTGAACAAAAATTATACGCAATACGCTTTTCAAATTACCCTTTTGCACCCACAGTCAAGTGggaatatttctttaaaatccaGTGATCCAAAAGAATTTCCTCTTATTTATCCGAACTACTTCAACGATCCCAGAGATTTGGAATTAACTGTATCCGGGATTGAGAAACTATTGGAAGTTTTGAATACCGAATATTTTAGGTCTGTCAACGGTTTCTTAGGGAGAATTAAATTGCCAGAATGTGATCAATTTAGTTTGGGTAGTAGAGATTACTGGAAATGCCTTTGTAAAAACATTGTTGGTACAGTGTATCATCCAATAGGGACTTGTAAAATAGGAACAGATCCTACATCTTCAATTGTAAATAGTCGCTTAAAAGTCCACGGTGTTGAAAATCTTCGTGTAATAGATGCTAGTATTATGCCAAATCATTTAAGTGGGAATATAAATGGACCTTGCGTTGTGATTGGTGAAAGAGCTGCTGAATTAATTAAAGAAGAATATAGGAAAACAAATTGATATGAATAcatcacaaattaattatatgtaGGAACTTAAATAAGTGGAAAAACAAATGCAAAGAAAGGACAACCTGCCGTTGACTCATTCttcttttaatgtaaaattatatttgttacggAATTATTGTTAGCCGAtggtaaaaataaagtgtagactttagttataaatttattttctataatcttttattttatttttaccgtaTGTTTGACATCAAACGATCTTAACTTGCTTTTTCTAAACTTTATCTAGTATAACACCGACAcaagtaacattttaaaatattgcattgtATTGCTACACAAACTGTCGTTCCTTCAGCACTTCAATAATTCTTATCTTGTACatataaaaaactgtttttcaacaaaaacattaatttatctaCCTATTATGTAGAGCGTAGGTTTTGAATGGTTTAAGAAACCAATTACAATTAAGTCACATGCAAGTCGATAAAGCAATTTTGAGCGGttatcgatttttttaaacctgatcagcgctcctagcgtattaaaatataagaagaTTTTAATAATGTACATCGCAGACGCGGGGGACCCAAGCGGAGATAGACATTATTATTGATAGTGGGAGGAAGCATTTGagaaggactggtcggatctcgCTGTTGATAGGAGGATTTGGAAGGGAAGTGGAGAGGACTTTTCTCAGCAGTGGGCCACTCAAAAAGGATTTAAAAGAAAGTGAAAATGAAGCTCTTACTATTTGTTAGTACTAAGTATTAGAGTGATGCTATATATAAATGCATGGAATATTACATGTTGACGCACACGGCTGACACCATCCATCAATTGGAAGTTTtcgataataaaacaatatcattaacattcttaattacttttttgtttacgAATTCTATCGGCTCCTTCAGATAGCAATATTTCCACACGCAGTGTGTTTCATTGCAAAATATATACAATGCAGTGgtaagtcatttatttttagatcatTGTTCGTATTTAATACAAGTTTTACAgcataatttgtaatttttaacttTACGTTACTAAAATTAggtgtcaatttatttttcgttgCCTTATTTTAGCTATAATTCATCATGTTCTGTACCTTCGGCCGGCGTCGCTTCTTCCACATTTGCTTCAGCAGTGAAATTCTTTGCAGCAGCACAATGCCTAGCATCAGAAGGCACGTTACCTGAAGCTAAAATCAAAAGTTGGTACACATTTGTTTTTACCAGTTAGCTATCTTTCTTCAATGGTTTCGGACCATTAATGGTAGAAATTTGAAGCCAATTGTGTTACGAATTACGAACCGAAAGTGAGCCTCTTGGTTATAATTTTGTTGGTATTGTTCAAAGGGCACAAAATTATCATTAATGATATTGTctacttttacataaataacattataattcaACAATTTCAACATGTTTACAAGAATTGATAAATACATTTGCTTAGAAGAAATTTTCtctttttacattatttcgTACAGATTTTTTATAGCAGTTGAGGTTTTTTTAAGACGTATTTAGTGGAAATGTAACAATTCTGTTTCAGGTTGTGATAAATTTGACTTCATAATAGTAGGTGCTGGCTCTTCAGGATGTGTGTTAGCTAATAGGCTCAGTGAAGTAAAGGACTGGAACATTTTACTAATAGAAGCTGGTGGTGACCCACCTATAGAAGCTAATGTAAGTAAATggactataataaaattatatacaactGTTCTTCATTTATATACCGATATTGATGTAATTATCTGAACCTGTAGTGCAGGCCAATAATGCTgatataattaaagtaataatgaCAGTGAATTAATTTTAGATTCCAGGTTTCCATCACGACCTACACCCAACTAAATACAATTGGGGCTATACAACTGTTGATAATGGAATTACAAATCAAGCAAACATAAATGGATCCATAGACTGGCCACGAGGAAAAATGATCGGTGGGAGTAGCAATATCAATGGAATAGTTTATAGTCAAGGAAGCGATGAAGATTATCAAAGATGGTTCGATGCAGGCAACAGCGAATGGAGTGTAGACCATGTACGTAGGTGTTTCAGAAAATCAGTAAGCCTTCAAGACAtgaatttacttaaaaatcCTGATATTAAAAGACATTACGGTCACAACGGACCActagttataaatacatttaatagtA
Above is a genomic segment from Anticarsia gemmatalis isolate Benzon Research Colony breed Stoneville strain chromosome 8, ilAntGemm2 primary, whole genome shotgun sequence containing:
- the LOC142974611 gene encoding ecdysone oxidase-like, whose protein sequence is MCTNMACANNIHEWSCAASTGVYPDLFTSTVTFFAATQCFLSEGFYKDNIPPNNTKFDFIIVGAGSAGSVLANRLSEVEEWNIILLEAGDEPPIEANIPNLDKSMFRTKYDWQYLTENDGEIDQAMVNGSIAWPRGKMIGGSSNINAMIYIQGNDYNYDTWYNAGNKEWSVKEVRRCFRKLESYQDKHLLKNPKIRKHYGQDGPLVINTFNSTYRVVTKYILSAWDEMGIKNVPDLNTANLMGSGIMAATAAKGERQSASKAYLNPAKHRKNLVIVKNCFVRKVLIDKSTKKAYGVEAEYGSEIFTYFSNKEVILSAGTINSPQLLMLSGVGPQDHLASKNIETIVDSPMVGENLQDHIIVLVITAANQSNPETKCDERFDVFKYLYNRTGYLAQNSFSDILAFYSKSDSAIYPDYQSHLTVIWKNSSNTQNIFNRFRFNDTVSRPLVELNKKHTFFMFAFNLLLPKSRGTILLRSNDPKEPPIIKPNYFKDRRDLESAVTGIMKLLKVLKTKYFTSVGGFLVRMRWPECDKYRLGSRGYWRCVCKNMVLTVYHPVGTCMMGSDPKTSVVDSRLRVHGVDNLRVIDASIMPTITSGNTNGPAIMIGERGAEFVKEDHGKEAE